The Malus domestica chromosome 08, GDT2T_hap1 genomic interval ATACACAATGGCATTCCATTTTGACATCTCCCAAATTTGACTCCAAATCACAAAGTCTAAACTACTATGCATATTTGATATCAAAAGTTTCTCCAACCGAAGTGTTATTTGCTGATTGGATATGAAGGCTTTGTAATTTGGAGTTAAATTTAacatcaatgtcaaatttatttttaattcattttaatggTGAGTTCCTTATTTCACTAACATTTTAACCAATAAAAACTTTAttccaacattttttttaataattacaaatcatttaaaattctatttaaataataaaaaatatttgataaTTCAGTTAAAAAAGTATAAAATTTAagagatgtgatatccacacacactccattttactttttacacacatttttaatttttggtcgtcggatcggatgaattgaagaagatcaacggacaaaaattatcaagggtatgtaagaagtaaaataagatatgtggatagcacatcccaaatttaatataaaacttCACATCACTCGTCATTTACAAAAATTTTAGTAGAATAAAGACCCACCATTAAAATGAATTCAAAATAAATTTGGtattgatgtcaaatttgactccAAATCACAAAACCTTCAAATCTAGTCAACAAATAACATTTTGGTTGGAGAGACTTTTGATGTCAAATATACACAATGGCATTCCATTTTGACATCTCCCAAATTTGACTCCAAATCACAAAGTCTAAATTACTGTGCATATTTGATATCAAAAGTCTCTCCAACCGAAGTGTTATTTGTTTATTGGATTTGAAGGCTTTGTAATTTGGAGTTAAATTTAacatcaatgtcaaatttatttttaattcattttgacGATGAGTTCCTTATTTCACCAACATTTTAACCAATAAAAACTTTAttccaacattttttttaataattacaaaccatttaaatttctatttaaataataaaaaaattatttgataatTCAGTTTAAAAAGCATAAAATTTAATACAAAACTTCACATCACTCATTATTTATAATTTAACTTTTATAATTTGACATTTATAAATGGTTTAGACGCTTTACGCGGACACTGGAAATAAGTAGATAAACGACCTGAGCCAAGAGGCAGAAGGCGCCGCCTTTTTTATTCATCGGTGTTTGAGCTGGAAGCGGTGCGATTCTGCGACCTTTAAAACGGCACCGGTTGGCGGAAAACATTCCCATCCCATATTCTTCGCACCGACAGAAAAATGGCTTTCGCTTCCGCGCTCGACACGCCCAAGGGGCTTCACTTTCTACCGTTACCGTCTTCATCCCGCCACGAACGGTCACCCACCAATCTTGTTCTGCCACGGCACTTCCCGACTCGGTTCTCGTCCACCATCGCCTTGGCTCGCCGCCGGAACCACCGCGCCGAAGTGGCGCCCTCCAGAACGAAGATAAAGAAGGTAAGAACTAAGAAATGAGCTTGTTCAaaaaattcccttttttttgcTGAAATTGTGCTTTTGAATTGCGGTGAAATGTAGAGAAGTTTGGGGAATAAGGAAGTgaaggaggtggaggaggaggatgtGGATGAGGATGCGATTGATGCGCTGTTTAGGTTGCTGGAGGAGGATCTCAAGAATGACGACGCGTCATTTGACGACGAGGATTTAACGGAAGAAGAGCTTGCTAAGCTCGAGCAGGAAGTGGCAGAGGCACTGGGAGTTGacggtgatgatgatgacgatgaggaagaggaggaggaggatgaagaCGATGACGGTGTTGTTGAGAGCTATGCCGAAGAAGatgaggaggtggaggaggaagaggaagaggaaactCCGGTGAAGCTGAAGACTTGGCAGATGCGGAGATTGGCTGCTGCTTTGAAAGTTGGTCGGCGCAAAACAAGCGTAAGTGTTTCGGTTTCTCtttgaatttgggttttgtattgATGAATCTTTGAAAACATTTACTGTCCTGaagacgaaattgaagatattGGATGCTTCATATCCTGTTTGATTGTGATTCTTTGATTCGAAATAAGTTTTCGATTTCTAAGGAGGCCGGGGAAATGTGGAGATTATATGTGTAGTCCTATTAATGTAAACTCCTGTTTAGTGTTGGTGAAAATGTGCTTCCCGTTATTTGGGGGTTTTTCGTTATGCTGGCAAGTACACTACTACAATCAATTTCAATTTTcgcttcttctctttgttgcagaTAAAAACTCTTGCAGCTGAGCTTTGTCTTGACAGGGCTGTTGTTCTCGAATTGCTTCGTGAGCCCCCTCCAAGTCTTTTGATCATGTGTGTTACTTTGCCTGATGAACCTGCGACAGTGGTATCTGTGTCCCAACCAAATTCTGTAGAAACTGTTGTGGAAACAACTGGAGAAACCGTGGTGGAAACGACTACAGATTCTGTAGAGCTTGAAAGTGCAGCGAAGGTGCCCGTTCATGCCAGACAACAAAAGTTTTCTGCTCAAAAGAGGCTGAAGAAAGCACAGGTTGAAACCCTTGAAGGCGTTTATAGAAAAACAAAGCGGCCCACTGTAAGTGAATAATTTTTGCTGAATGATTTCTAGATCTTGTTCAGGATTTCCTCATGCTCTGTGTGCATTGATATGTGATACAGAATGCGATGGTCAGCAGCATGGTGCACGTGACAAACCTGCCCCGCAAAAGAGTTGTGAAATGGTTTGAAGACAAACGTTCGGAGGATGGCGTTCCTGACTCTCGGCAACCATATCAGCGGCCTATCCCCAATACTGTCTTGTGAACCAACGTGTAAATCAGGTACTTCAATGTTGTTTATAATGACATCTGATGGGGTTTAGTCCCAcctcctttttgtttttgtggcaTCTGTGTTAGCCTCGGCTAGCTCGGTGAAGAAGGGGTGGCGAAAGAATTTGGATTAGGATCAGATTAGCTCGGTTTGTGGTTTCGATCACATCCGATGTACCCAAAAGGAATATGAGTTGAATGAATTATTATTGCCTTCGTTCGAAATGATTTTATTTCAGAAATATTTGACTTCTCATCTTCTTTTGCCTAGAGTGAGgtaagagagagggagagaacttTGATCTTACGCTAAAAAGACAGAAACAGAATTTGTTTACACCCATACAGTATAAGCAACAACTTTAAGCATAAAATTAGACTAACCGAAAGCGCGTTATTCTCTTAAGCcatcttaggccatctccaactgggCTGGCCAAAGGGTTATAAGTAGAAATATAGCTCGTTTTGACACAAAACTCATTTCTAATGAAAGTCTGGGTCAAAAATATTTGGGACCCATAGGGCTAAAATCCAACCAAATGGCCACCGAGCTAGGCAAACATAGGTAGCCAACCCGTGTAAGGGGCCCAAGCTGTCAGCAACCCACTTGCTAACTGACGTTAGCTAGCTGTTggattgtgattttttttataagactaaatttgaaaaaaataattaaaaattctaattttttttttttttcaaatacttAAGCTATTCATATACtatttttcacatcattttCACCTTTTATACTATATtacttcattttatttcaattcttcacattctattcaCAACAATCACTCTTTTAATATTTAAGGTGTTGTATTTCAAAATATGTTTAGaaatcttattttaatatgatagtttaattcaattaacaaatcaaattaaagaacaaatttaaataataaattattgagggagaaaaaaaaaacctcattcTGTTGGAGATTGTATATAATATGACCTAGTGccattcattaaaaaataatttttcgcAGGGGTATAATCTAGACAAGGTTAAACATAGCCCTTTCAGTTTGAGATGGCCCTACTTGTCCCTTTGAATCTTCTCGTCCTCTCTTATATAAAACAGCCTAATCATCTAGATTGGTATTATCACAATTGCTGCACacaccaaaacccaaaaatcatCACAACTTGTCGACTGATTGAGAGAGGCCATGGCAACATCAGCAAGGTCGGCCTCCACATTTAGGAGGCAAGGCTCGTCAGGGTTGATATGGTACGATAAGCCCCCGTAGCCATTCTGTCCCAACCAAGAACCCACATTCTTCCAAAAGCAAATTCTTGCCCGCAGCCATACTATTGCTCGTGCTCTTTTCAGGAAATCGACAACCCCTGCTTGTGGTGAGGACATGGTGGTATAAGCCCATCTCCATTTGCTCatgatttgaaagaaaaagacgAAGTATTTAGCCGAAAAAGGGTCTAAAGCCCGTCTCTCCATTTCTGATATGTGTTGATAAATTGCAAGAGACCATTCGTTCATGTCATGAAGGATTTTGTACAAGGTTTGGTATAGTTTCTTTGGGTCCACCTCAAATATCGGTCTACCTACGAGTGATAGCATCTATTCGTAGAGTTCTCGTATACATCAATGTTTACGACGATACGTCGATACGTCTATGTATAGTATACATGAATTAGATCTATTCGTTTATTTTAGTTGGATTCTTCAATGCATATTAAACTGTCAAATTCAATAATATGTCATTTATATATACGTATTTTACAATTTGCACTATTGTTAGAGTAATCCATGGATAAAGTTGATTTTGAATACAACGAGATATAAACAAAGAGGTAGGAGATTTTAGATAACCGCAAAGTTAGCTACTCATAATAATTTGGTGGGAGTCTGACTAAAAATTCTTTGACaacactttgtttttttttagtctttgacaacactttgttttttttttctcaaaaagagACTTGTAGGCaaatttctttattattaaGGACACAGAGAACAATCTAgtcatattatttaatttggtaacaAATTTGACATCCATAAGACTTTTCACTTACAGGTGAATAAAAGAAGTACTAGATTGTAGTACCTAAACCgcattttctttgtcttttttcCTTATAGTTGTGATCCAACGGTTGCATCTAAGACCCCAAAAATGAAGTTACATTGTTGTAAATTAGGAAGGCAACTTGGGACCTAACATCTCAAGTTGGTATCTTCAAAGGGGATATTTAGAGATTTCTAATGTCTTTTCTATGACGGTAGATTTATGTTCTAAAATCAAAAGGAAAACTCATGGTTCAAAAATCATGAATTTGCGGAGTTGTCAATCCTAACTGTTAATGGGCCATCTTCGAGTCCTTTCCCTCCACAACTTTCAAAAGATCTTGATCGTAATTCGTACGTGCTTGACAAGGAATATTCTACCATTCATCCAAAGAAATAAGGTAGCTTTGTATTCTACGACTCGATAATACGTACACGAATCATATCGACCATCTTCATTCAGTATACAAGTTGTTCGAGCCCATGGATATTACTTGTTTGTGCTCAACGTGCTCGTTAGCCTACTTTATTAGCACTGGTCTGATAGTGGCCATTTATTTCTTTTGAGGCGGTTTCACTCTTCTATATGTATTCAACGACTCAATAATATGCACATACATCGTAACAACTATCTTAATCCAGTATACATGTTGCTAGAGCACATATGTATATAATTTGTCCCTACAAACTGATTTGTAAGAAAAGATGTTAAACTCCGATGTGAAATCAAACTCTAGTAATAATTTTGAAACTACTGTTGGACTAATACTTGGCAGTCTATATCCAAAATTTATGCAGTTAGGCAATAGTCACATTAACAAAATTATAAGGTCaatagagattttttttttttttttttttttgtttgaaaaaggAATAACTTGTATCAAACTGCTGTTATCCTTCTCTTTCAGGCCCACAGAGATTATGAAAAAGTGTTCATCATGCTAGTGACCATAATCAAACAAACTCATCAACTTGAAGCATCGAAAGTCGATAAAAATTAGCAAGTTATAGACATCATCataagtactggtttggtaagtgcttttataaaaagtggataTCAAAAGAGATtgagctcaaaaaggtgtttggtgaacacttaaaaacaacttattttcacagttttttattaaaaaaaaaaaaaacctgaaaacgtgaaataacaaaaataagttttttctcacatcacaacaaaaaacaatttttttcaaaacacattaaTATCAAATCAACCCTAAAAGTGGGAGTGGTACAAAATTCCATGGCAAACGAACCCTCTGGATGCTTCCCCGTAACCAAGAAATACATGCATTTTCCATCCAGCACACAATGTGGTCCCACACTGTCCCAGTTCACTGCACCTCCCTCGCAACCCTCCACAAAACCCGTCCGATCAAACCCCAATCCAACGGTCTTTAAACCTCCACGCTACCTCCCTCCAAACCTTTGATTACTGCCACCCCTCATGGCTCAAAACCCTCCACGCTCACACTCCCACAACCCTCAGATCTGCACAGCCTTTGACGGCTGCTAATCCTCTCCCCTCTGTTACTTACTCGCTCAAACACTAATGTCCCGCTCTTTTAATTTTGTTCTGGCAGAAAATTCGgttttatttctctctctccgtTTGATTGGATTTAGCAGGTAGAAATGCAAGAGCAGGCGACGAGCTCCCTCGCTGCGAGCTCTCTGCCTTCCAGTAGCGAAAGGTCTTCGAGCTCTGCATTCCATCTTGAAGTTAAAGAAGGTTTGACTTTGATTTTTCAACTTGTTTTGTAGTTTTTTCAAGTTTCTTTTCCAGAAAGTATagctttgtttgtttaaatttgTGTACTTGTTTTTTAATCAGAAGAATTTCGAGATTTCCCACCTGGGTCTTGTAAAATCCAGGATTTTCTCAGCTGGGTTGTTGTTATTTCCCGGGAAAATGCTCTTTTTGGATgaaaagtcttctatttttacaTTGTCTCAGATAAAAAGGAGAAAGCTTTGTTCAATAAGTACAGCTTATTTTGTTCGTGGTCGACTGTTTATCTTTGCAAATTGGAAGAACTTCGAATTTTCTCATCTGGTTTTGTAGAATCGACAATTTTCTCAACAGGGTCGTTGTTTGTTTCCCGGGAAATGGATTTTTTATCCGCGAAAACTCTGTCCTGTTGCATTGTTTAAGACAAAAAGGAGCTGACCTTGTGTATTTGTTTATGCTTTTGTTCTTTTATTGGGttcaaaaattatattttgatttgtCTAAATTTTAGGCATGGAAAGCGACGAGGAGATCGGAAGAGTACCGGAAATCGGCGGCGAATCGGCAGGAGCGTCGGCTTCCGCCCGGGAAAACGGCTTGTTGGCCGGTCCAGACCAGGTCCAAATGGCTGGTGAGAGtcagagaaagagaggaagaaatCCAGCAGACAAGGAAAGCAAGCGGCTGAAGAGGTGGGTTCAGATGCACTGCTTTCTGGATGATTTTACTGTTCTGCCCTTTTTATTGTGTGACGGGGTCATTGGTATTTTGGTGAATTTGTGTAATTTTGTGGGTGCAAAAATAACAGGTTGTTGAGGAACAGAGTTTCAGCACAGCAAGCAAGGGAGAGGAAGAAGGCATATTTGAATGATTTGGAAGTGAGAGTCAAAGAATTGGAGCAGAAGAATTCTGAGCTTGATGAGAGGCTTTCCACTTTGCAGAATGAGAATCAGATGCTTAGACATGTATGTTATATCATTCCCCATATATCGCTATGATATCGGTGTTTTATGGCatgtttactaatccgtaatcggGTGAGGAGGAATCCAATTTCACAAAACCAGGAATTAGTATACTACCCCCATCCAATAATCCAATTCCTTCAAAACTAGCGAGACTCGCTACCATACTTAAGTACTTAATACTATCACAATCTGACGGCCAGATATGCTCTTTGGACAACATATCTTATCGTTAGATGGTAATTGTACTAGTACTTGTAAGTATTGTAGCCAACTCCAAGAATTTGATTCCATTGCTTAAAGCTAGTGATGCTAGCCCAGGTGCATACAAATCTCTGTTTCCAATCAACATAGAATCATTAGTGAGAATTTGTTAATATGTGACAGATGAAAGATTTGGGTTTAGGGAGGGGTATTTTAGGAAAGATGATTTGATGGGATAAATGTACAATTCTGTTGAGGAGGGGCCTTCTTGGTTTCATCTTATCACTTCATATCAAAAGTGGAAAGTGTAGTGAATTGGGTATTAGGGTAGGGGCTGCGGGGTCAACTCCACCAAATCCATTACTTCTTTGCTTGATAATCAAAAAGGTTGCCGTAAGTGTTGGGACTTTATATAATAGAATTATAAATGTGATGGTGTCCACTGATTAGTGGCTTGAAAATTATCCCAGTTAACGTGTTTTGAGTAGGTTACAATGGTAATTCATAGTTAATATGTGATTTTACTTGCAGTAAAAGATATcagaaatttgttttttttgcaCATCATACCATGTTGGGACGGGAGTAATGTTCCCGTGCTTAGAGCCAAATGGTACTCTTTTTGTTATCTAAAGTTGTGATGTAGTTTATTGCCCGTGACATTCTTGTCGCATGTCAAACCAATTCATAAGCTATACACATGCCGATTTTCAAAGTTTAGGCTGCTTGAACATCAGTATGAGTCCCAGATTTTGCGCCTAATCATTGTTTGAATTGGAAAATACTGAGTAATACCTAACTTCTTTGCATGATTGGAAAGTATTCATCCTTCGTAAACCTAGACAGAGTTCGGAAACAATTCTAGAACTGCCACTAGGCTTATGCTTTTACTGAAAGTCTTGATTGTTTACCAGACAGAGGTTATATATGCTAACATTTTTATATTCCATTTTATGTAATTCACGTCGAGTTTGGTGTAATGTGGCATTTACTTACCGGTATTTGTTGCAGATATTGAAGAACACAACGGCAAGCCGGAGAGGAACAGATGGTGGTGCAAATGCGGATTGATCCTTGTAGGACATGGCATGAGATCGGAGTGTTCATAAGACGTTGCGAGTGCAAAAGTGGAGGCGATACAACTTGAAAGAACTTAGGCATGCTTAATCTTAGATTGGATTTCCTATAAGTAATCTTCACTAGTACTTCTTGTTCTTTTCTGTCAGCGATATGGTGCAGGTTTTGAGCCAATTGCGTCGACAGCGGTGGGTATGGTGGGTAGCAGAGGTGTAAGGACTGTAAGCCCAAGAAAGGTGTTTCATATGATGGATAAGTACAGAGCTAATGGAAATGGTTGTGGTTTTAGCCTTTGTGAAAATGTAATGGGGTTGTTAGTGGAGTTGtctctaattatttttttgtccaAATGTAGTTAAGTTTTATGGGAGGTCATATGCCCATCTTCAAATGGAATGGGAAACATAAAGAAAAAttacttataaaaaaataaaaataaaaatatgagcaacggatatatttatattaaggttttttagctaaaatgatcttgagatttgtataactgctcattttggtttttaatatttgaaatcaatagaattggTTCTTGAGTTTGTTCataatcaattattttggttatttcgTGAAAAATTTCTATAAAACAAGGatgaaatgacaaaaatgctctcaatttttgtcaaaatattttAGCCTATTGTTTATGAAAttagggtaattttgtcattttgaatCTTATTTAACATATTTTTTCACTGaaagatcaaaatgattgatggtggacaatctcagggattacttctattgatttcaaatcttaggggCTAAAGTGAAGTGTCACGTCCCGATCTCGATATACGTTTAGAATCGACACATGACGTTATCAAATACTCGTATATCTCACATACCCCATCTTTGGGATATGGCAAATCACAACTCGAGAATCAAATTGCAAAGTAATTTTTCgtttactttatggctgcatctaacctcctcattagactgcctacgtaccctcaatagggatcaagtcattcgtagttcattaTCACAAAAATTAGACGTTTATTCCACTAAGCTCAAGCAGAAAAGCATAACATTCCTCAATCATTTATTATAACCTGAATGCATGAAATTCCTGGTCTCATCCCATAAAAACATGATTTCTCTCCCATCAaacatataaatcattatgtctcATCATGATATCGCAATTCACAACATACATCATATTTAAGAACCGACAAAACACAAAATCATTCTCTAATTTGATCAAAGTAATAACAATCATTCTCATATCTTCTAAATTCATACCgtatgaaatcataatcgaaTTGTAGCAAATCCCGAATGAGTTAACCAGACTTCCAACATCTTTTCTAACTCAATTCACAAGATTCTCAAGACCAttttcacaaatatatataaaactaagACTAGATTGACACAATTAGGTCAAGCCTACTTCTCCAAATAATGGGATTTTAGACCACTCCACGAAATCCAACAACCTAGGGTTCctaaccactcaacggaaccaaacTAAATATGATCGACTatcaaatgtaccaagtacaactaatcatcatcacctctagaatgcatatggtcccccattgtggatataccaagcagaatcataggcataatctcatcgtacaggcagtgatcacccatcgcgaatataccaagcatgattaCCCTTGAAtacatatggtcccccatcgcagatataccaagcaggaccacatCCTAGCTCTAGGTAGTGACCACCCATTgcgaatataccaagcatgatcactcctagcaTGCGTATGGTTCCCcgtcgcggatataccaagcagaaccgtATGCATAGTCTAATATTGTAGGCaatgatcacccatcgcggatataacAAGCATAATCACCCCTAGCagtcccccatcgcggatataccaagcaggactgtATCATATAGCTCTCAGTAGTGATCACCCaacgcagatataccaagcattaTCACTCCTAGcatgcgtatggtcccccatcgcggatataccaagcaggaccatccatgtaccactactACATGGTGCAGTCTCATCATcacacattatacataattatatGCATACACGC includes:
- the HY5 gene encoding transcription factor HY5 (The RefSeq protein has 2 substitutions compared to this genomic sequence), producing the protein MQEQATSSLAASSLPSSSERSSSSAFHLEVKEGMESDEEIGRVPEIGGESAGASASARENGLLAGPDQVQTAGESQRKRGRNPADKESKRLKRLLRNRVSAQQARERKKAYLNDLEVRVKELEQKNSELDERLSTLQNENQMLRHILKNTTASRRGADGGANAD
- the LOC103426862 gene encoding protein OVEREXPRESSOR OF CATIONIC PEROXIDASE 3 encodes the protein MAFASALDTPKGLHFLPLPSSSRHERSPTNLVLPRHFPTRFSSTIALARRRNHRAEVAPSRTKIKKRSLGNKEVKEVEEEDVDEDAIDALFRLLEEDLKNDDASFDDEDLTEEELAKLEQEVAEALGVDGDDDDDEEEEEEDEDDDGVVESYAEEDEEVEEEEEEETPVKLKTWQMRRLAAALKVGRRKTSIKTLAAELCLDRAVVLELLREPPPSLLIMCVTLPDEPATVVSVSQPNSVETVVETTGETVVETTTDSVELESAAKVPVHARQQKFSAQKRLKKAQVETLEGVYRKTKRPTNAMVSSMVHVTNLPRKRVVKWFEDKRSEDGVPDSRQPYQRPIPNTVL